In Rhizobium sp. ZPR4, a genomic segment contains:
- a CDS encoding lysine/arginine/ornithine ABC transporter substrate-binding protein yields MRISTRLFAAASFAAMSLVAGAALADGDTIVFGTDATYPPFESLEAGGKFVGFDIDIANALCDNMKVKCSFVNQDFDGIIPALQAKKFDAIISSMSITPEREKIVDFTNKIYNTPPAIAVPKDSTIKEATDEALKGKSIGAQSSTTHANYATVHLKDAELKLYPSADEYKLDLGNGRIDAAIDDVVVLSEWVKSDAGSCCKMLGTLKIDPVVNGAGAGIAIRKGDAALKDKLNAAIAAIRADGTYKKIQDKYFDFDVYGD; encoded by the coding sequence ATGCGCATCTCCACTCGTCTTTTTGCCGCTGCATCCTTCGCCGCGATGTCGCTCGTCGCCGGTGCGGCGCTTGCCGACGGCGACACGATCGTCTTCGGCACCGACGCGACCTACCCGCCCTTCGAATCGCTGGAAGCTGGCGGCAAGTTCGTCGGCTTCGACATCGATATAGCCAATGCGCTTTGCGACAATATGAAAGTAAAGTGCAGCTTCGTGAATCAGGATTTCGACGGCATCATCCCGGCCCTGCAGGCCAAGAAGTTCGACGCGATCATCTCTTCCATGTCGATCACGCCGGAGCGTGAGAAGATCGTCGACTTCACCAACAAGATCTACAATACGCCGCCGGCGATCGCCGTTCCGAAGGATTCGACCATCAAGGAAGCGACCGATGAAGCCTTGAAGGGCAAGTCGATCGGCGCCCAGTCCTCCACGACGCACGCCAATTATGCGACCGTCCATCTCAAGGACGCCGAGCTGAAGCTCTATCCGTCGGCCGACGAATACAAACTCGATCTCGGCAACGGCCGCATCGATGCCGCCATCGACGACGTCGTCGTGCTGTCGGAATGGGTGAAGTCGGATGCCGGCAGCTGCTGCAAGATGCTCGGCACGCTGAAGATCGACCCGGTCGTCAACGGCGCCGGCGCCGGCATCGCCATCCGCAAGGGTGACGCGGCTCTCAAGGACAAGCTGAACGCCGCAATCGCCGCGATCCGCGCTGACGGCACCTACAAGAAGATTCAGGACAAGTACTTCGATTTCGACGTCTACGGCGATTGA
- the ssuD gene encoding FMNH2-dependent alkanesulfonate monooxygenase codes for MTATAKPIDFLWFIPTSGDGTYLGTTDLNRGPEIGYLQQIAQAVDRLGYTGVLLPTGVSCEESFVTAAALSAHTQKLKFLVAIRPGTASPAYYARLASTLDRVSNGRVLLNIVVGGSPAELAGDGIHLEHDERYAHADEFFHVWEELLETGSSTFEGKYIKATNARLGLPPVQSPRPPLYFGGSSDAGIEFSVGRVDKYLTWGEPPAQVAEKIAKVRAAAAKRGREVSFGIRLHFIVRETDEEAWAAADKLISKLDDETIREAQEQFVKQSDSVGQKRMAALHGGRRDKLEVSPNLWAGVGLVRAGAGTALVGSPKTVAARLREYQELGIETVIGSGYPHLEEAYRVAELLFPELGLKRDEQRAGFRNEFGAKQIFAGGSHGGNLKVVSGS; via the coding sequence ATGACCGCGACCGCAAAACCCATCGATTTCCTTTGGTTCATTCCGACCTCCGGTGACGGCACCTATCTCGGCACGACCGATCTCAATCGTGGCCCGGAGATCGGCTATCTCCAGCAGATCGCGCAGGCGGTCGATCGGCTTGGTTATACCGGCGTGCTGCTTCCGACGGGTGTCTCCTGCGAAGAGTCTTTCGTGACGGCGGCCGCACTTTCGGCCCATACGCAGAAGCTGAAGTTCCTGGTGGCGATCCGTCCCGGTACGGCGTCGCCGGCCTATTATGCCCGTCTTGCCTCCACGCTCGATCGTGTCTCGAATGGCCGCGTGCTACTCAACATCGTCGTTGGCGGCAGCCCGGCCGAGCTCGCCGGCGACGGCATTCATCTCGAGCATGACGAGCGTTATGCCCATGCCGATGAATTCTTTCATGTCTGGGAGGAATTGCTGGAGACGGGATCGTCGACTTTCGAGGGCAAGTATATCAAGGCGACCAATGCAAGGCTTGGCCTACCGCCGGTGCAATCGCCGCGTCCGCCGCTTTATTTTGGTGGCTCCTCCGATGCCGGCATCGAGTTTTCAGTCGGCCGCGTCGACAAATATCTGACGTGGGGCGAGCCGCCGGCGCAGGTGGCTGAGAAAATTGCAAAAGTGCGGGCGGCGGCGGCCAAGCGCGGCCGCGAGGTCAGCTTTGGCATCCGCCTGCATTTCATTGTCCGCGAGACGGATGAGGAGGCATGGGCAGCGGCCGACAAGCTGATTTCCAAGCTCGATGACGAGACGATCCGCGAGGCGCAGGAACAGTTCGTCAAACAGTCCGATTCGGTCGGGCAGAAGCGCATGGCGGCGCTGCATGGCGGCCGGCGCGACAAGCTGGAAGTGTCGCCGAACCTCTGGGCCGGCGTCGGGCTGGTCCGTGCTGGTGCCGGTACGGCTCTGGTCGGTTCTCCCAAGACGGTGGCCGCAAGGCTGCGCGAATATCAGGAGCTTGGCATCGAAACTGTCATCGGCTCCGGCTATCCGCATCTGGAAGAAGCCTATCGTGTGGCAGAGCTTCTGTTCCCCGAACTGGGATTGAAGCGTGACGAGCAGCGCGCCGGGTTCCGCAACGAGTTCGGCGCCAAGCAGATCTTCGCCGGCGGCAGCCACGGCGGCAATCTGAAGGTCGTTTCCGGCTCTTAA
- a CDS encoding metalloregulator ArsR/SmtB family transcription factor — MLEETLALDRMFQALSDQSRRGMIDRLGRGPASVTELAQPLDMALPTVMKHLQVLETSGLVLSEKAGRVRTYHLRKEALASVERWIAERKASWNQAFDRLDLFLADTSTEMADE; from the coding sequence ATGCTTGAGGAAACACTGGCGCTCGACCGCATGTTCCAGGCCCTTTCCGACCAGAGCCGGCGCGGCATGATCGACCGGCTCGGACGCGGACCTGCCTCCGTCACTGAACTGGCACAGCCGCTGGATATGGCGCTGCCGACAGTGATGAAACATCTGCAAGTGCTTGAGACGAGCGGACTGGTGCTGTCGGAAAAGGCCGGTCGAGTGCGGACCTATCACTTGCGCAAGGAGGCGCTGGCATCCGTTGAACGATGGATTGCCGAACGCAAGGCGTCCTGGAATCAGGCCTTCGACCGCCTGGATCTCTTTCTTGCGGATACATCCACGGAGATGGCAGACGAATGA
- a CDS encoding SRPBCC family protein has product MSKRSTDHTTITIERHFKAPLSKVFNAWATPEQKRQWFACHEGWKPLEFQLDFRTGGSESNRVASADGVVHAYQARYIDVIQNERFIYAFDMMLDDLRISVSLATVNFASEPGGTRMTFVEQVVFLDGYSDNGSRLMGTEIGFDNLRLFVEADDARVN; this is encoded by the coding sequence ATGAGCAAACGATCGACAGACCATACGACCATCACCATAGAGCGCCATTTCAAGGCACCGCTATCGAAGGTCTTCAACGCCTGGGCAACCCCCGAGCAGAAGCGGCAATGGTTTGCCTGTCATGAAGGCTGGAAGCCGCTGGAATTCCAGCTCGATTTCCGCACCGGCGGCAGCGAGAGCAATCGCGTCGCCTCGGCGGATGGCGTCGTGCATGCCTATCAGGCGCGCTATATCGACGTCATCCAGAACGAGCGCTTCATCTATGCCTTCGACATGATGCTCGACGACCTCAGAATTTCCGTCTCGCTGGCAACGGTCAACTTCGCCTCCGAGCCCGGCGGCACGAGGATGACCTTCGTCGAACAGGTCGTCTTTCTTGACGGCTACAGCGATAACGGCTCGCGCCTCATGGGCACGGAAATCGGCTTCGACAATCTCCGACTTTTCGTCGAGGCCGACGATGCGAGAGTGAATTAG
- a CDS encoding NAD(P)-dependent oxidoreductase: MRSGSYEMAKVSFIGMGVMGYPMAGHLKVKGGHDVTVYNRTVAKAEAWARQYDGKFATTPAEAAAGADFVFTCVGNDDDLRSVTTGENGVLSTMKAGAILIDNTTASAEVARELYAAAKEKGVDFIDAPVSGGQAGAENGVLTVMCGGDEAVFEKARPVIDAYARMVGLMGSVGAGQLTKMINQICIAGIVQGLAEGIHFGKQAGLDIEKVVEVISKGAAGSWQMENRHKTMNSGKYDFGFAVDWMRKDLGIVLEEARRNQAKLPLTALVDQFYGDVQAMGGNRWDTSSLLARLDKK; the protein is encoded by the coding sequence ATTCGGTCAGGGAGTTATGAAATGGCAAAGGTCTCGTTCATCGGCATGGGCGTCATGGGTTATCCCATGGCCGGGCATTTGAAGGTCAAGGGCGGGCATGACGTCACTGTCTATAACCGCACCGTCGCCAAGGCCGAGGCCTGGGCCAGGCAATATGACGGCAAATTCGCCACTACCCCGGCTGAAGCCGCTGCAGGCGCCGACTTCGTCTTCACCTGCGTCGGCAATGATGACGACCTGCGCTCGGTGACCACGGGCGAGAACGGCGTCCTTTCAACCATGAAAGCCGGCGCAATACTCATCGACAATACGACCGCAAGCGCCGAAGTCGCCCGCGAACTCTATGCCGCCGCCAAGGAAAAGGGTGTCGACTTCATCGACGCTCCGGTCTCCGGCGGACAGGCAGGTGCCGAAAATGGCGTACTGACCGTCATGTGCGGCGGCGATGAAGCCGTGTTCGAGAAGGCCCGCCCCGTGATCGACGCCTATGCCCGCATGGTCGGCCTGATGGGATCGGTCGGCGCCGGTCAGCTGACCAAGATGATCAACCAGATCTGCATCGCCGGTATCGTCCAGGGCCTGGCCGAAGGCATTCACTTCGGTAAGCAGGCCGGCCTCGATATCGAAAAGGTCGTTGAGGTCATTTCCAAGGGGGCTGCCGGCTCCTGGCAGATGGAAAACCGCCACAAGACGATGAATTCAGGCAAATATGATTTCGGCTTTGCGGTCGACTGGATGCGCAAGGATCTCGGCATCGTGCTGGAGGAAGCCCGCCGCAACCAAGCCAAGCTGCCGCTCACGGCGCTTGTCGACCAGTTCTACGGCGATGTCCAGGCGATGGGAGGCAACCGTTGGGATACCTCCTCGCTGCTCGCGCGCCTGGACAAGAAGTAA
- a CDS encoding ABC transporter permease, translating into MSGLFSALGSFWTWLTTIFDPLCGPAGLFSVFFQNTILACGDTGWGDELAGGLKITIAVSVATLPLGLVIGFFVALAQQSEEKSLRLAAGVFTTIFRGLPELLTLFIIYYGMQILLQSVLAKFGYDGPIEINAFAAGMTALAIVFSAYCSEVLVSAFKAIPKGQYEAGDALGFHRVRTMRLIILPQLVRISLPNLGNLWMNLLKDTSYVSIIGLADIIRQTGIAVRSTKAPFTFYSIACLFYLTLAVVSSIGLFYLDRWAKRAEVRR; encoded by the coding sequence ATGAGCGGATTGTTTTCCGCCCTCGGTTCGTTTTGGACCTGGTTGACTACGATTTTTGACCCATTGTGTGGTCCGGCCGGTTTGTTCAGTGTGTTCTTCCAGAACACGATACTGGCTTGCGGCGATACCGGCTGGGGCGATGAGCTGGCCGGTGGTTTGAAGATCACCATTGCCGTCTCTGTCGCGACGCTGCCGCTCGGGCTGGTCATCGGTTTCTTCGTCGCACTCGCGCAGCAATCGGAAGAAAAGTCGCTGCGACTTGCTGCCGGCGTATTCACGACGATTTTCCGCGGCCTGCCGGAGCTGCTGACGCTTTTCATCATCTACTACGGAATGCAGATCTTGCTGCAGTCGGTGCTCGCCAAATTCGGCTATGACGGCCCGATCGAGATCAATGCCTTCGCCGCCGGCATGACCGCCCTGGCGATCGTCTTCTCGGCCTACTGCTCGGAAGTGCTCGTATCCGCCTTCAAGGCGATCCCCAAGGGCCAGTACGAGGCGGGCGATGCGCTTGGCTTTCATCGCGTGCGCACGATGCGGCTGATTATCCTGCCGCAACTGGTCCGCATCTCGCTGCCGAACCTTGGAAACCTCTGGATGAACCTGTTGAAGGACACGTCCTACGTCTCGATCATCGGCCTTGCCGATATCATCAGGCAGACGGGCATTGCGGTGCGCTCCACAAAGGCGCCCTTCACCTTCTATTCAATCGCTTGCCTGTTCTATCTGACGTTGGCCGTGGTTTCTTCGATCGGCCTCTTCTATCTCGATCGATGGGCCAAACGTGCGGAGGTTCGCCGATGA
- a CDS encoding ABC transporter permease, whose amino-acid sequence MSHAEVLIAAQPAPPKTARKLSKSAIAGYFFLTLWAILGIALISMVVTGWDPDKLQTYGPRLLHGLWITVKLVAISFVLGAILSIPLAFARMSSNRILSTLTYCYVYLFRGTPLLAQIFMVYYGFPSFRWLFEDIGLWWFFKDPFYCGVFAMTLNTAAYQTEIVRGAIQSVPKGQTEAASALGIHTWIAFRKIIIPQALIVALRPYGNEIILLIKSSATVSIITVYDLMGETRYAFSRTYDYQIYLWAAIFYLVIVEFMRNGWARMEGRLTRHLKR is encoded by the coding sequence ATGAGCCATGCCGAAGTTCTGATCGCAGCGCAGCCTGCGCCGCCGAAAACAGCCAGAAAACTGTCCAAATCCGCCATTGCAGGCTATTTCTTCCTGACGCTATGGGCCATTCTCGGCATCGCTCTCATCTCGATGGTCGTCACCGGCTGGGACCCCGACAAACTCCAGACCTATGGCCCCCGGCTCCTGCATGGCCTCTGGATCACCGTCAAGCTGGTCGCGATTTCCTTTGTGCTTGGTGCGATCCTGTCGATACCGCTCGCCTTTGCCCGCATGTCGAGCAACAGGATTCTGAGCACGCTGACCTATTGCTATGTCTACCTGTTCCGCGGCACGCCGCTGCTGGCGCAGATTTTCATGGTTTATTACGGCTTCCCGAGCTTTCGCTGGTTGTTCGAGGATATCGGCCTCTGGTGGTTCTTCAAGGACCCCTTCTATTGCGGCGTCTTCGCCATGACCTTGAACACCGCAGCCTATCAGACGGAGATCGTCCGAGGCGCCATTCAGAGCGTGCCGAAAGGCCAGACGGAAGCCGCGAGCGCGCTTGGCATCCATACATGGATCGCCTTCCGCAAGATCATCATCCCCCAGGCGCTCATCGTGGCGCTGCGACCCTACGGCAATGAAATCATCCTGCTGATCAAGAGCTCAGCCACCGTCTCCATCATCACGGTCTACGACCTTATGGGCGAGACCCGCTACGCATTCTCGCGCACCTACGATTACCAGATCTATCTCTGGGCGGCGATTTTCTACCTGGTAATCGTCGAGTTCATGCGCAACGGCTGGGCGCGGATGGAAGGCCGGTTGACCCGGCATCTCAAGCGCTGA
- a CDS encoding aspartate-semialdehyde dehydrogenase encodes MHDDMQKQLQGYGLTTAQILYRLPDHPQFLQTYIWQDYDLAPNFPEMRGFLKFWQETLDGPLHSVRYVHRKLISATEWRAVKGEFILH; translated from the coding sequence ATGCACGACGATATGCAAAAGCAGTTGCAGGGTTATGGGTTGACGACGGCGCAGATCCTCTACCGCCTGCCCGATCATCCGCAATTTCTCCAGACCTACATCTGGCAGGACTATGACCTCGCCCCGAACTTCCCGGAAATGCGCGGATTCCTGAAATTCTGGCAGGAAACGCTAGATGGTCCGCTTCATTCCGTGCGCTATGTCCATCGCAAGCTGATTTCAGCGACCGAATGGCGAGCGGTGAAGGGTGAATTCATCCTGCACTGA
- a CDS encoding glutathione S-transferase family protein — MSLILYQHPLASFCHKVLMALYENGTPFESRIIDLGNAESRASLVRLWPLAKFPVLRDETLDSTVPETSIIIEYLDRHYPGAKPLLPIDPSDALCVRLWDRFFDLYVQEPMQAIVADVRRAEKDQSPQGVSAAQTMLRTAYGMIERQLDRKIWITGDNLTMADCAAAPALFYAETLVPFSEEHGRLKAYYQRLLDRPSFARVLKEAMPYFHFYPYSEKLPAQFRPEKPNA, encoded by the coding sequence ATGTCCCTTATTCTCTATCAGCATCCGCTCGCCTCGTTCTGCCATAAGGTCCTGATGGCGCTCTATGAAAACGGGACGCCCTTCGAAAGCCGGATCATCGATCTCGGCAATGCGGAATCGCGCGCCTCGCTGGTGCGCCTCTGGCCGCTCGCCAAGTTTCCGGTCCTGCGCGATGAAACCCTCGACAGCACCGTGCCCGAGACCAGCATCATCATCGAATATCTCGATCGGCATTATCCGGGAGCAAAACCGCTCCTGCCGATCGATCCGTCCGATGCCCTATGTGTGCGGCTTTGGGACCGCTTCTTCGATCTTTATGTGCAGGAGCCGATGCAAGCGATCGTCGCGGATGTACGCCGGGCTGAGAAGGACCAGAGCCCTCAAGGCGTGTCCGCAGCCCAGACCATGCTGCGCACCGCCTATGGAATGATCGAAAGGCAGCTGGACAGGAAAATCTGGATCACCGGAGACAATCTGACCATGGCCGATTGCGCCGCAGCGCCGGCTCTATTCTATGCCGAAACCCTGGTTCCCTTTAGCGAAGAACATGGCCGGCTGAAGGCTTACTATCAGCGTCTCCTCGATCGCCCGTCCTTCGCACGCGTTCTGAAGGAAGCCATGCCCTATTTCCATTTTTATCCCTACAGCGAGAAACTGCCGGCGCAGTTCCGGCCGGAAAAGCCGAATGCTTGA
- the ssuC gene encoding aliphatic sulfonate ABC transporter permease SsuC, which yields MSAFDTSFVHVGSERRTRPAKAARQAISLQRFLPFLLPVVVIAAWQLGSSFGWISTRIMPSPAAVVVAFWQTTISGQLPNNILVSAGRAFAGLLVGGSIGFLLGIANGVSRLSEQLTDTTLQMLRTIPHLAMVPLVILWFGIGEESKLFLTALGVLFPIYLNTYHGVRNVDRGLIEMGRVYGMSNWTLFRKVIFPGALPSILVGLRFALGIMWLTLIVAESIAASSGIGYMANNAREFGMTDVVVLTLVIYAILGKLADVVARAIERRALRWNPAYQN from the coding sequence ATGTCGGCATTCGACACATCCTTCGTCCACGTAGGCTCGGAACGCCGCACGCGTCCAGCCAAGGCAGCACGGCAGGCCATCTCGCTTCAGAGATTTCTGCCCTTCCTGCTGCCTGTCGTCGTCATTGCGGCATGGCAGCTCGGCTCGTCGTTCGGCTGGATCTCCACCCGCATCATGCCGTCGCCGGCGGCAGTCGTGGTCGCCTTCTGGCAGACCACGATCTCCGGCCAGCTGCCGAACAATATCCTCGTCAGCGCCGGCCGCGCTTTTGCCGGCCTGCTGGTCGGCGGCTCGATCGGCTTTCTCCTGGGCATCGCCAACGGTGTGTCCAGGCTTTCGGAGCAGCTGACCGACACGACGCTGCAGATGCTGCGCACCATTCCGCATCTTGCCATGGTGCCGCTCGTCATTCTCTGGTTCGGGATCGGCGAGGAATCGAAGCTGTTCCTGACGGCACTCGGCGTGCTTTTCCCGATCTATCTCAACACCTATCACGGCGTGCGCAATGTCGATCGCGGGCTGATCGAGATGGGGCGGGTCTATGGCATGAGCAACTGGACGCTGTTCCGGAAGGTCATCTTTCCGGGCGCGCTTCCATCCATCCTCGTCGGCCTGCGCTTCGCCCTCGGCATCATGTGGCTGACGCTCATCGTCGCTGAATCGATCGCGGCATCGTCAGGCATCGGCTACATGGCCAACAATGCCCGCGAGTTCGGCATGACCGATGTCGTCGTCCTGACGCTGGTCATCTACGCCATCCTCGGCAAGCTCGCCGATGTCGTCGCGCGGGCGATCGAGCGCAGAGCCTTGCGCTGGAACCCGGCCTATCAGAATTGA
- a CDS encoding methyltransferase domain-containing protein — MAKKKIDEDALAEAYNHALALEKAGDIDAAVQAYEKVLALDPEDHGGAAVRIASMGRGETPVKAPDAYVETLFDQHAEVFEDVLVEQLGYHVPVLVRQRLQALGLGPFKRMLDLGCGTGLTGGTLRDIVEDITGIDISENMVEVAHEKDIYETLFVAEVEDFLDDNDEDAFDLITATDVLPYLGALEPLFFGAAENMTPGGLFIFSSETLPDATMTGRPYMVGAHQRFAHSEAYVRERLKATGFELIEITDINVRMEDGQPTPGHLVIARLLAD, encoded by the coding sequence ATGGCAAAGAAGAAGATCGACGAAGACGCGCTGGCGGAAGCCTATAACCACGCATTGGCGCTGGAGAAGGCGGGCGATATCGACGCGGCGGTTCAGGCCTATGAGAAGGTGCTGGCCCTCGATCCGGAAGACCATGGTGGCGCAGCCGTTCGCATCGCCTCCATGGGTCGCGGCGAGACCCCGGTCAAGGCGCCGGACGCCTATGTCGAGACCCTGTTCGACCAGCATGCCGAGGTTTTCGAGGACGTGCTGGTGGAGCAGCTCGGCTACCATGTGCCGGTGCTCGTTCGCCAGCGTCTGCAGGCGCTCGGCCTCGGCCCCTTCAAGCGCATGCTCGATCTTGGCTGCGGCACGGGCCTTACTGGCGGCACGCTGCGCGATATCGTCGAGGATATCACCGGCATCGACATTTCCGAAAACATGGTCGAAGTCGCCCATGAAAAGGACATCTACGAGACACTCTTCGTCGCCGAAGTCGAGGATTTCCTCGACGATAATGACGAAGACGCCTTCGATCTGATCACCGCAACCGATGTCCTACCCTATCTCGGCGCGCTGGAACCGCTGTTTTTCGGCGCGGCTGAAAACATGACACCGGGCGGTCTCTTCATCTTCTCCTCCGAAACCCTGCCGGATGCGACCATGACCGGACGCCCCTATATGGTCGGCGCGCATCAGCGCTTCGCCCATTCCGAAGCCTATGTGCGCGAACGGCTGAAAGCGACCGGCTTCGAACTCATCGAAATCACCGATATCAACGTCCGCATGGAAGACGGCCAGCCGACACCAGGCCACCTGGTCATTGCGCGCCTGCTCGCCGACTAA
- a CDS encoding aliphatic sulfonate ABC transporter substrate-binding protein: MISRRQTLGLLGATAAAFALPSIRPARAAAATTLRIGWQKNGVLALAKRKGALEKRLSDRGISVEWSEFTSGPPLLEALGAGALDFGATGDVPPLFAQAANGNLLYVGLYTGSPESSAILVRKDSPIQTLADLKGKKVAFKRGSSAHNVTVKALRKGGLTINDIQPLDLAPPDASAAFKTGAIDAWSIWDPYLAIAEADPDTRILATARGIVDSFSYFLANGDFTKDNPQVIVDVIDELAKVGAAAQSNLDGTITALSEITGVPAEVTRVTLTRPGADLGGVSTITDAAVAYQQGLADEFYNLGIVPKKLNVTDIVWRPKAS; encoded by the coding sequence ATGATTTCGCGCAGACAGACACTCGGCCTTCTCGGCGCCACGGCGGCTGCCTTTGCATTGCCTTCCATCCGGCCGGCGCGGGCGGCAGCTGCGACGACGCTTCGGATCGGCTGGCAGAAGAATGGCGTCCTGGCATTGGCCAAGCGCAAGGGGGCACTGGAAAAGCGGCTCTCCGATCGCGGCATTTCGGTCGAATGGTCGGAATTCACATCCGGTCCGCCGCTGCTCGAAGCTCTCGGTGCCGGTGCGCTCGATTTCGGTGCTACGGGCGACGTGCCGCCGCTCTTCGCACAGGCTGCCAATGGCAATCTGCTCTATGTCGGCCTTTATACCGGCAGTCCCGAAAGTTCCGCCATTCTCGTGCGCAAGGATTCGCCGATCCAGACCCTTGCTGATCTCAAGGGAAAGAAGGTTGCCTTCAAGCGTGGCTCCAGCGCCCACAACGTCACCGTCAAGGCGCTGCGCAAGGGCGGGCTGACGATCAACGATATTCAGCCGCTCGATCTCGCCCCACCGGATGCATCTGCCGCGTTCAAGACAGGCGCGATCGACGCCTGGTCGATCTGGGACCCCTATCTTGCCATTGCCGAGGCGGATCCGGATACGCGTATCCTTGCGACTGCGCGCGGCATCGTCGATTCCTTCAGCTATTTCCTGGCGAACGGCGATTTTACCAAGGACAATCCGCAGGTCATCGTCGATGTCATCGATGAACTGGCCAAGGTGGGAGCGGCGGCGCAATCGAACTTGGATGGTACGATCACTGCCTTGTCCGAAATCACCGGCGTTCCAGCCGAGGTGACGCGGGTGACGCTGACGCGTCCAGGCGCCGATCTCGGCGGTGTTTCGACCATCACCGACGCGGCGGTGGCCTATCAGCAGGGATTGGCCGACGAATTCTATAATCTCGGCATCGTTCCGAAGAAGCTCAACGTCACGGACATTGTCTGGCGGCCGAAGGCGAGCTGA
- a CDS encoding ATP-binding cassette domain-containing protein — MSVNTLERPRSKAENAASQVAGAAAIHIKGLEKSFGNNRVLRGIDLDIPAGQFVAVIGKSGCGKSTLLRILMGLEEPSTGHLRFEAADGSDARLNTRIVFQEPRLLPWFSVADNVAVGLGEGVPQDISRKETASVLSEVQLAEKAGEWPSSLSGGQKQRVALARALVSRPGILALDEPLGALDALTRISMQELLNRVWRELGFTAVLVTHDVSEAVHLADRVVVLDEGRIVLDLDIPHPHPRRHGNPALADLEGQLLAAILGDARG; from the coding sequence ATGAGCGTCAACACACTCGAACGCCCACGGTCCAAAGCCGAGAACGCTGCTTCGCAGGTTGCGGGTGCTGCAGCCATCCATATCAAGGGACTGGAGAAGAGTTTCGGCAACAACCGTGTCCTGCGCGGTATCGATCTCGATATTCCCGCCGGCCAGTTCGTCGCCGTCATCGGCAAGAGCGGTTGCGGCAAGAGCACGCTGCTGCGTATCCTGATGGGGCTGGAAGAGCCGAGTACAGGTCATCTTCGGTTCGAGGCGGCTGATGGCAGCGACGCACGGCTGAATACGCGCATCGTCTTTCAGGAGCCACGCCTGTTGCCCTGGTTTTCCGTCGCCGACAATGTCGCGGTCGGGCTGGGCGAGGGCGTACCACAGGATATCTCGCGTAAGGAAACGGCTTCCGTTCTTTCCGAGGTGCAGCTGGCCGAGAAAGCCGGTGAATGGCCCTCCAGTCTTTCCGGCGGCCAGAAGCAGCGCGTGGCGCTTGCCCGAGCGCTCGTCAGCAGGCCCGGTATCCTCGCACTTGATGAGCCGCTCGGTGCGCTAGATGCCCTGACCCGCATCAGCATGCAGGAATTGCTGAACCGCGTCTGGCGCGAACTCGGCTTTACCGCCGTGCTTGTCACGCACGACGTCAGCGAGGCCGTGCATCTGGCCGATCGCGTCGTGGTGCTGGATGAGGGCCGGATCGTGCTCGATCTCGACATTCCCCATCCGCATCCGCGCCGCCACGGCAACCCGGCCTTGGCGGACCTTGAAGGGCAGCTGCTCGCGGCCATCCTCGGCGATGCGCGGGGCTAA
- a CDS encoding DUF2270 domain-containing protein: MDTELTAPNQAGGAVERARPALPATSAEVTNTLTHYYRGELARMTSWRDRIDRTSNWAITVVAALLSVSLSTPSSHHGVLLFGMMLITLLLMIEARRYRFFDVYRSRVRQLERYYFAQILAPQAELNSDWTLPIASSLRSPRLLLSHAEAMQRRLRRNYCWMYAILLLAWILKISTPRLQTDGLAQEQAHSWGYIADNAALGPMPGFIVIILVAAFYAAIVYGTLHRGPDDGDFVHGEAHV, from the coding sequence ATGGATACCGAATTGACCGCGCCGAACCAAGCAGGCGGCGCGGTGGAGCGTGCGCGTCCCGCCTTGCCGGCGACGTCGGCAGAAGTCACCAACACATTGACCCATTATTATCGAGGTGAACTGGCGAGAATGACCAGCTGGCGTGACCGCATCGACCGGACGTCAAACTGGGCGATCACGGTGGTCGCGGCTCTGCTGTCCGTATCGCTGTCGACGCCATCGTCGCATCACGGCGTGCTTCTGTTCGGGATGATGCTGATCACGCTGTTGCTGATGATCGAGGCACGGCGATACCGCTTCTTCGACGTCTACCGTTCGCGGGTGCGGCAGCTTGAGCGGTACTATTTTGCGCAGATTCTGGCACCGCAAGCTGAGCTCAACTCGGACTGGACATTGCCGATCGCATCCAGCCTGCGGTCGCCGCGGCTATTGCTGAGCCATGCCGAAGCGATGCAGCGGCGGCTGCGGCGCAATTATTGCTGGATGTATGCGATCCTGCTGCTGGCGTGGATTCTGAAGATTTCGACGCCGAGGCTGCAGACGGACGGGCTGGCGCAGGAGCAGGCACATTCATGGGGTTATATTGCCGACAATGCGGCCCTCGGACCGATGCCCGGCTTCATTGTCATCATCCTCGTTGCAGCCTTTTATGCCGCGATTGTCTACGGCACGCTCCACCGCGGGCCGGATGATGGGGATTTCGTTCATGGCGAGGCGCATGTCTGA